The following DNA comes from bacterium.
CACGGATTTCTTTCGGCTCTTGAAAATCTGTAGAACGAACACACCCAGTGCCTGGAAAACTTGAGACAGCTGTACTATTGAGGTCATAAGCCCCAGATGAAAGGGCTTTGCCCCCAGCTCAAGCACATACTTGACCAAAAAAGTACCACCGCCAAGGTTCGTGTAGATGCTCGCGAGTATCCCCGAGGCGGTGGAATATACTATGGTCTTTCTCAGGTCCGAGTTATCTCGCTCTTTTCTGAGCTTTATCATACCTAACCCAAAAAATTTTGCGCAAGTCTATGGACGAAATCCGATTTGTCAAGATTTTTTGAGAAAAATCGCGGTTTCAGAAAAAAATTTTGGGGAGGAGACTAATTATGATCCTAAATTCGACCGCAAAATTCACGGCAAGGAAAAATGAAGTTTCTGAAGAAGTTATTCTCACCAAGGACCTCATCATTATAAATCCATCAAACGGCAAAATGCTACTCGCTCTCACTCCCGATGACACAGCGTTAACACCGCAGTCCTACGCCGCTGACATAGAATTATCCTTCCCCGATGGTCAAGTGAAAACTGTCTGGAAGTCGCAATTTGTGGTTAAGTGGGATGTAACGAGGTCTTAAAGTATTGATATTTCAAAAAAAGAATTTATATACAACTTATGAACCCGAAACACACCCGCCAAATAAAACGCATTATAATTCATTGTAGCGCCAGCGATTTTGGCGATGTCAGAACAATTCGCGAGTGGCATAAAATGCGCGGTTTCTCCGATATTGGTTACCATTATGTCATCCTCAACGGTTTCCGCAAAGAAGGCCAATATAATGCTTCCGATGATGGTCTTATAGAGATTGGACGGCCATGGTGGCGCGAGGGAGCCCACACTAAGGGACATAATGCTGACTCAGTAGGAATATGTTTGATAGGAAACCCTAAATTCATCGGACAGCCAGAAATGTGGTTCACTGAAAACCAGCTCGAGTCACTCAAAGCACTGGTTGCTGCGCTTAGAATAAAATTTGGCATTCCGCTCGAAAATATCTTTGGTCACAACAATTTTGCACCAAAAATTTGTCCAGGATTCAAAGTTGAAGTAGTAAGGCGGGAGTTCTTTTCGTGAGCCCACGCATTTTTATAGCAAACAGTTTTCCATCATTGCCCGTGCAGCGATAGCTATAGATAGCCCAAATAAAAGCGAAAGCAGCGTGCCAACAAAGTAAACCTCGACTTCAGATTCACTCTTGCCCCTCGCAAACCGAGCGACAGATTTAGCGCCCAGCACCCAGCCCACTATGCTAAAATTGCCCGATAACACTATGACGATAAAAATCACCATTCGTTCGAGAATCCCTATCCAGACCGATATTTTCGGGGAGCTGTAGCCGAACACAACTTTAAGGAACATCTGGATGAAAATGCCAACCAACGCGCACAACGAAATGCCCGATGTATAAATTATTAATTGGTTCATATCAACGGAAGTATTCTTGCTACCTGCCTCTCGAACTCTCGAAGTCTTTTATATCCTGCTCTAATGAGAATTTTTTTGACATCGCTCCGCGTAAGACCAAGTTTGTTTGCCACCTGCGTTTGACTCTTTGCCTCGCGAGCAAGAAGAATCACCTCGCGCATCCTTTTTGACCACCCGTTCTTAAGAGCCTGAGCAATTCCGAAAGCAGCGGATATGAGTTCAGACAATTCCCTGTTAGAAGCCACGATACTTACGCAACTCGAATCTTTACACCTTTTTATCTTGTCCAACGCTTCGGAAGCAAAACTAAAAGCCTCGCCCGTTTGTTCGCCAGCGGGTCGGGAAATATCCACGATACCTCCGATACCCATACCACAACGCACATAAACAGGTTTCCTAAGAATGCTTTTGCCCTCAAGCCACAACAATTCCTCAAACCATTGAAATATATCGTATGCGCGGCGCACTCGGCTGCAAACCCCCTGAATGGTGTCGCCCAGAACTATCGAAAACCTCACGGCAACATCACGGCTGAACTTGTCGTTTACATCGTCGATACAGCGATGAAGAACGCTAAGCAACCTTGCTGACTCAAACCCGCGGGACCCGACGACATCCATTGTTAATACTGCATATTTTCTCATTATTTAACAATTTACTTAATAAACATCCCGTATCAATTACATTATTTGTTCTTTGTTAACATCTCCTGCTCAAAATCCTCGGCGCGAAGAAGAACATAGCGCGCACGGAGAATCGTTGCGTAAACAACCGGCTTTGACTGGTAGATGAATTTATCGGAGTAAAGTTTCACCACGCTATCAGGCAGAACGAGAGCCACATAGTCGACGCCGTAACGCTTTATTATGCGCGAGAACGCATCTTTAGTTGCAGCCAGACGAGCAAGCTCATAATCGCCCGCGAGACCATTGGCAGAAATAAAATTCCTTTGCGAAAAAAAGCTTACAATACCCGAATCATACATCGTAAACAGCGCATCCTCGGGAAAGTTTTTTCTTATAAAATCGGCAAGATAAATTTTTTCTGCGACGAAATTTCGCTTCTTCAAATAGTGTATGTAACCAGCCAACTGAGCAAAGACCAAAACGACAACCAAAGTTAAAATTGCGAATCTTATTAATTTGCCCAGAACCTTCCCGACGGCGCCTATAAAGTCGCTAACAATGGCACCCACAAAAAACGAGACCGTAACAATCTCGGGCACAAGATACCAAAACGACCCTACCGCTTCCTTGGACATGAAAGAAGCTATAAAAACATAGTGAACGCCCGCAGCCACCCAGAAAGGAGCGAACTTCTTAGCCACAAAAGATGTTGCGGAAGCTTTTCTTTTGGAAAAGAGCCATATCAGAATCAACGCAAGGATAACAAAAACGACCAACTCAATTACCAAGATAACTCCGCGCCCTAAACCGAGAAAGTAGGACAATCTGAAGTTCCAGTAATCAAGGAAACCTTTTATAGTAAGCCATATCCTGGTCGGGATATTTATTCCCGGGCGAATTTTTCTTAAACCTGAAACTGGCAACAAGTGGCCAAAATTCAAAACATTCCACGCCAGATAGGGCAACGCAACTAAAAAAGCCCCCAAGCCGAACTCAATGGCTCGTTTAAATCGCGAAGATATGGACTTTTCGCTGGTAAAGAGAAGCATCGCCACAAAAAGTGTCGCGACGAGAAATACATTATCCGTCCGCGCCAAAAACAGAAGTCCCGCAAGGAAACCAAACGAAAGCGTTCGCCGATTAGCTAAACCATCAGCGTAAGCCAGAATAAGAATTGCCAGGAAAAGCAGCACTAACGGTGACTCAAGCATTGAGAACCAGAGAGTAAATGTGCGCATGTTCAAAAATAAGATTCCGAACGACACCAAAATCGCCTCAGGACAAAATCCTGACTGCTGAAAAATTTTGAGGAAAATGTAGGCGCAAGCGAATATGATAACTGAAATGAGAACATAAACGACCTTTAATGCAGTGTTCGGGTTTTTCGCGACCCCGAAAATGGGTATCAAAAAAGCCTCCCAGAGCGGATGGAAACCGTTGGTTCGCGTTACATTGTCGTATGTCAGGACACCGCTGCGAGAAAAATTAAACGCTATCTTTGGATAATAGAAACCATCGTCTATGGACGCCAGTATTGCGCAACTTTGCGGGCTGCGGAAAACTATCATGTAAAATTCCATCGCAAGCAGCAGAAGAAGCGCGAGTATCGATTTCCACTTTGTAAGCTTTGGGTTCATTGAATCAATAAATTTATAGTATAGGCTTATAACAAATAATTTATTTTTTCGGCACTCATCGGTCTAAGCAGGCTTTTTGTCAACCCGATTGTCAACCTAAGCTAAATTTTTTTGTCAACCCCAAATCGCAAACCACAAAAACAATTCGCCAAACCAACACAACCCAATCAAAAAGGAGGTTTTCATGAACATCTTGATCGACAAAATTATCGAGCTCGGCATTATGCCGGTCTTTATGCTTCTTATCGGCTACATAGCGGGCAGATACATCAAGCCGTGGATACACGCTTCAAGCGCAAGACTGGCAAGAGCACAGGAAATAGCACTAATAGCAGACCGCATCACCGACGAGATGTTGACATTGTTCCCCGACCAAAAATGGGACAACTGGCTTGATGAGGCAGTCGACAAATTAATAAAAGCCTGTGGACTGAAGGATGCCGATGTCGCAAGAAGAGAAATAATCTCGCAGGTAAGGAGGAAGCTCGTAAATGGCTGAGATAATCAAAACATTGCTTATAACAAAGGAGGTGCAGAAAAGATTCCCGAAAGAGTGCGAAAATGACACATTATTCCCTATATGGTTTGTTGCCACTGCGGACATCCGTTCGGGACTGAACCCAAAATTCTCTGATGGTAACGGGAAGTGCGGACTTTTCGCGCTGCGAAATCAATTGTTTCAGGAATTCGCCATAAGACTCGGACTCGATATCGATAGCTCAATTTTTGACCCTAACGCAAACACAAAAGTCGCAGTGGAATTCATACGATGGTGCTACGAGAGATTTGAAAAGTCACAGCTTAACAGACTCGACAGGCTGCTTCTGGCAATCCTATCCCTTGAGGTCGGCTACTTCAGAATAAAAAGGGCTATCTCACAATGTTCACCGCCACACAGCTTGCCGCAGATTCTCGATGTTCTGGGAAGCGAACGGGCAAGAAACCATATTATTGCGATAATTTCTAAATATTGGGAATACTGTCTCGCTTGCTGACTTTAAGCAATGTAAGGGGGCGCATTGTGCGCCCCTCAAGTTTATTTAGCTATTATCACCCAGTTGCTGCCATCGCTTACTATTGTCACGAAATCCCATTGAGAACTCAGCGAATATGTCGATGCTCCATCGATTGTTTCGCTACCATTGGGGTCAATCGTTACAGTATTTACTGAACCATGGATTCTCTTAATGGTATAGACTCTCCAGTTATACCAGATGCAGAGGGTAAAGAAACTGTTATGCTATTACTTGTGG
Coding sequences within:
- a CDS encoding N-acetylmuramoyl-L-alanine amidase gives rise to the protein MNPKHTRQIKRIIIHCSASDFGDVRTIREWHKMRGFSDIGYHYVILNGFRKEGQYNASDDGLIEIGRPWWREGAHTKGHNADSVGICLIGNPKFIGQPEMWFTENQLESLKALVAALRIKFGIPLENIFGHNNFAPKICPGFKVEVVRREFFS
- a CDS encoding transglycosylase SLT domain-containing protein codes for the protein MAEIIKTLLITKEVQKRFPKECENDTLFPIWFVATADIRSGLNPKFSDGNGKCGLFALRNQLFQEFAIRLGLDIDSSIFDPNANTKVAVEFIRWCYERFEKSQLNRLDRLLLAILSLEVGYFRIKRAISQCSPPHSLPQILDVLGSERARNHIIAIISKYWEYCLAC